One region of Pseudoalteromonas galatheae genomic DNA includes:
- the fadE gene encoding acyl-CoA dehydrogenase FadE: MTLIFVLALLALLSAASYHRASWNTALGIAAVTMLVGTFAGAFGIISWLIFLAIVIPLSVTNLRQQYIVAPAFKAFKKVTPTMSETEKSAIDAGTTWWEADLFCGNPNWDKLHQFPKPRLSVEEQAFLDGPVEEVCAMLNDWEATHELTDLPQDVWQYLKDNKFFAMIIKKQYGGLEFSAYAQSCVLQKLTSKSTLLSSIVGVPNSLGPGELLQHYGTDEQKEHYLPRLAVGDEIPCFALTSPEAGSDASSIPDFGVVCKGEWEGKEVLGISLTWNKRYITLAPVATVLGLAFKMRDPDGLLGDKEELGITCALIPTNTPGVKIGRRHFPLNVPFQNGPTQGEDVFVPLDFIIGGAKMAGQGWRMLVECLSVGRVITLPSNSAGGIKSLAVASGAYSRIRRQFKLPIGKMEGIEEALAKLGGYAYSSDAAVTMSTGAVDLGEKPSVVSAILKYHLTEQMRASTIHAMDIHGGKGICLGPNNYVGRGYQGAPIAITVEGANILTRNMIIYGQGAIRCHPFVLAELEACSIKDKQEALDSFDKSLMGHIGFTMSNLVRTKWLALTGARFTKVPFNDETAVYYRNAARYSASLALMSDICMAVFGGSLKRKERISARLGDLLSYLYLVSATLKRYNDEGRRKEDLPFVQWSCQEHLYLCQRALADLINNMPSAALRGLLKVVLFPFGRPVRKPTDKMEHKLAQLLQMPSETRDRLATHIYLKDEPLCLLGKQEQTLKDILAVEPLFEKVCRGTGKKLPFMQLDKVAAMGLEAGVLSEDEAAKLTAVEAKRLAVINVDDFDPEELLAGKARTKESAKADAA, encoded by the coding sequence ATGACACTTATATTTGTTCTCGCGTTGTTAGCCTTGCTCAGCGCAGCAAGCTATCATCGCGCAAGCTGGAATACCGCTCTAGGTATTGCAGCAGTTACAATGCTAGTTGGCACCTTTGCTGGTGCATTTGGCATTATCTCTTGGTTAATTTTCTTAGCGATTGTTATTCCGCTTTCAGTAACGAACCTACGTCAGCAGTACATCGTGGCTCCGGCATTTAAAGCGTTCAAAAAAGTAACGCCGACGATGTCAGAAACCGAGAAGTCAGCGATTGATGCAGGTACTACTTGGTGGGAAGCCGACCTATTTTGTGGTAACCCAAACTGGGATAAACTTCATCAGTTTCCAAAGCCACGTTTGAGCGTTGAAGAGCAAGCGTTTTTGGATGGTCCGGTGGAAGAAGTGTGTGCCATGCTTAACGATTGGGAAGCAACACACGAACTGACGGACTTACCGCAAGACGTGTGGCAATACTTAAAAGACAACAAGTTCTTTGCGATGATCATCAAAAAGCAATACGGTGGTCTTGAGTTTTCAGCTTACGCGCAATCTTGTGTATTACAAAAGCTTACTAGTAAATCAACTTTACTATCGTCTATCGTGGGCGTACCTAACTCGTTAGGCCCAGGTGAACTACTTCAGCACTATGGTACTGACGAGCAAAAAGAACATTACTTACCTCGCCTAGCAGTGGGTGATGAAATCCCTTGTTTTGCATTAACGTCACCGGAAGCGGGCTCTGATGCTTCATCTATCCCTGACTTTGGTGTTGTGTGTAAAGGCGAATGGGAAGGCAAAGAAGTGCTGGGTATTAGCTTAACGTGGAACAAACGTTATATTACCTTAGCGCCCGTTGCGACTGTACTTGGTCTGGCGTTTAAAATGCGTGACCCGGACGGCTTACTAGGCGATAAAGAAGAGCTAGGTATTACTTGTGCCCTTATTCCTACTAACACACCAGGTGTAAAAATTGGTCGTCGCCACTTCCCTCTAAATGTGCCATTCCAAAATGGTCCAACACAAGGTGAGGACGTGTTTGTACCACTGGATTTCATTATTGGTGGCGCAAAAATGGCAGGACAAGGCTGGCGCATGCTAGTTGAGTGTTTGTCAGTCGGTCGTGTTATTACGCTTCCTTCAAACTCTGCCGGTGGTATTAAATCTCTTGCAGTGGCAAGTGGTGCGTATAGTCGTATTCGTCGTCAATTCAAACTTCCTATTGGTAAAATGGAAGGGATTGAAGAAGCACTTGCGAAACTGGGTGGCTATGCGTATAGCTCTGATGCTGCGGTTACCATGTCAACTGGCGCGGTAGATTTAGGTGAAAAACCTTCGGTTGTTTCTGCCATTTTGAAGTACCACTTAACCGAACAAATGCGTGCTTCAACCATCCATGCCATGGATATTCATGGTGGTAAAGGGATTTGTCTAGGACCAAATAACTACGTTGGTCGTGGTTACCAAGGTGCACCAATTGCAATTACGGTAGAAGGTGCAAACATCCTAACCCGTAACATGATCATCTACGGTCAAGGCGCTATTCGTTGCCATCCATTTGTACTGGCTGAACTTGAAGCTTGCTCTATCAAAGATAAACAAGAAGCACTTGATAGCTTCGATAAATCCTTGATGGGTCACATCGGTTTCACTATGTCGAACTTGGTAAGAACTAAGTGGTTAGCACTAACCGGTGCACGTTTCACCAAAGTACCATTTAACGATGAAACTGCGGTTTATTATCGTAATGCTGCCCGTTACAGTGCATCATTGGCATTAATGTCTGATATTTGTATGGCTGTATTTGGTGGCTCACTTAAGCGTAAAGAGCGTATATCTGCACGTTTAGGCGACTTATTAAGCTACCTATACTTGGTTTCAGCAACGCTTAAGCGCTATAACGATGAAGGTCGTCGTAAAGAAGACTTACCGTTTGTACAATGGTCTTGTCAAGAGCACCTATATCTTTGCCAACGTGCCCTTGCTGACTTAATTAACAACATGCCTTCTGCTGCATTACGTGGCCTATTGAAAGTGGTCCTGTTCCCATTTGGTCGTCCGGTTCGTAAACCAACCGACAAAATGGAACACAAGCTTGCTCAGTTACTTCAAATGCCTAGCGAAACGCGTGATCGTCTTGCAACACACATCTACTTAAAAGATGAGCCTCTGTGCTTGCTTGGTAAGCAAGAGCAAACGCTAAAAGACATTCTTGCCGTAGAGCCATTATTTGAAAAGGTATGCCGTGGTACTGGTAAAAAGTTACCGTTTATGCAGCTTGATAAAGTGGCAGCAATGGGGCTTGAAGCTGGCGTGCTAAGCGAAGACGAAGCAGCGAAATTGACTGCCGTTGAAGCAAAGCGTCTTGCCGTTATCAACGTTGATGACTTTGACCCTGAAGAGTTACTTGCTGGTAAAGCAAGAACCAAAGAGTCAGCTAAGGCAGACGCAGCATAA
- a CDS encoding DUF6419 family natural product biosynthesis protein has protein sequence MQQSIFYIITSLAFAAMLSAFHLFPEAVLFNVFSSLFAALLGYRAYTRWALLLCCINVLAMTFCPLLDSGGWLSLKGAVVFVCCVMFFAIAFGCNKAVTQNKRFYY, from the coding sequence ATGCAGCAGAGTATTTTTTATATCATCACTTCTTTGGCCTTTGCGGCTATGTTATCTGCTTTCCACCTCTTTCCTGAGGCGGTACTTTTTAATGTTTTTAGTAGTTTGTTTGCCGCGTTGCTTGGCTATCGTGCTTATACCCGTTGGGCTTTATTACTGTGCTGTATTAACGTGTTGGCCATGACATTTTGCCCTTTACTTGATTCAGGTGGCTGGTTAAGTCTAAAAGGAGCGGTCGTTTTTGTGTGCTGTGTGATGTTTTTTGCAATAGCCTTTGGTTGCAATAAAGCGGTGACACAAAATAAAAGGTTTTATTATTAG
- a CDS encoding 4-phosphoerythronate dehydrogenase: MRILADQNMPLVESFFREIGEVTRFDGRSLQPDELKNVDILLTRSVTKVNKALLAQADRLKFVGTATIGIDHIDTSLLASANISFSSAPGCNAIAVAEYVISALLAYAQETSTPLQDKTIAIIGVGNIGACLASKLKGLGLTILLCDPVRQQAGTLDSHVALDEALARADIVTFHVPLVKQGPHKTVHLLDASRIAALKPGTVIVNASRGDVIDNQALLHAVEGGQALELILDVWENEPNILQPLLQYTRFASVHIAGHTLEGKARGTQMLYEAVCREFDLPASKTISDFLPKPSVTGCQLQCTANEQDIINLAHLVYDIRRDDGIMRKQLNTLGFDTLRKAYPVRREFSTIAVNNDSPISEKLYQLGFSEHKS, from the coding sequence ATGCGAATATTAGCTGATCAAAATATGCCCTTAGTTGAGTCATTCTTCCGTGAAATTGGTGAGGTAACTCGGTTTGATGGCCGTAGCCTTCAACCTGACGAGCTAAAAAATGTCGATATTCTGTTGACTCGCTCAGTTACTAAGGTCAACAAGGCCCTGTTAGCACAAGCAGATAGACTGAAGTTTGTTGGGACTGCGACAATCGGAATTGATCATATTGATACCTCATTGCTGGCCAGCGCCAATATCTCGTTCAGCAGCGCACCAGGCTGTAATGCGATAGCTGTTGCCGAGTATGTGATAAGCGCTCTACTTGCATATGCACAAGAAACCTCCACGCCACTTCAAGATAAAACGATTGCCATCATTGGGGTTGGTAATATTGGCGCGTGTTTGGCATCAAAGCTTAAAGGGCTTGGTCTTACGATATTATTGTGTGACCCCGTAAGGCAGCAAGCGGGGACATTGGATTCACATGTAGCGTTAGATGAAGCTTTGGCTCGCGCGGATATTGTGACATTTCACGTTCCATTAGTTAAGCAGGGTCCGCATAAAACGGTTCATCTACTTGATGCATCGCGGATAGCGGCATTAAAGCCGGGTACGGTAATAGTCAATGCAAGCCGTGGAGATGTTATCGATAATCAAGCGCTTTTGCATGCGGTAGAGGGTGGGCAAGCGCTTGAGCTGATCTTAGACGTTTGGGAAAATGAGCCGAATATTTTACAACCGTTACTGCAGTATACTCGCTTTGCATCTGTACATATTGCTGGCCACACGCTAGAAGGCAAGGCACGAGGGACGCAAATGTTATACGAAGCTGTATGCCGGGAGTTCGATTTACCAGCCAGCAAAACGATTAGTGATTTTCTCCCTAAACCAAGTGTCACTGGCTGCCAGTTGCAATGCACAGCCAACGAGCAGGATATTATCAATTTAGCGCATCTTGTTTATGATATTCGCCGTGATGATGGCATCATGAGAAAACAGCTAAACACATTGGGCTTTGATACCTTGCGTAAAGCATATCCCGTGCGTCGAGAATTTAGTACAATTGCAGTCAATAATGACTCACCAATCAGTGAAAAGCTTTACCAACTTGGCTTTTCTGAGCACAAGAGTTAA
- a CDS encoding aspartate-semialdehyde dehydrogenase, giving the protein MSQKYNVAVLGATGLVGKQIIELLAERKFPVDTLYPLASSRSAGEEIDFMGEKIEVLDVEEFDFSNAHIGLFSAGGSVSEKYAPIAAEAGCIVIDNTSHFRYDFDIPLVVPEVNKDSLADFRNRNIIANPNCSTIQMLVALKPIYDAYGIDRINVSTYQAVSGAGKEAVDELAKQTANLMNARPMENEIFSKQIAFNVIPQIDAFQENGYTKEEMKMVWETQKILGDSSVLVNPTAVRVPVFFGHAEAIHLETRMPYDLEHIKQLLAGAPGVELIEDENDYPTPVSDASGNDTVYVGRVRQDISHPLGLNLWVVSDNTRKGAATNSIQIAEALIESYL; this is encoded by the coding sequence ATGTCGCAAAAATATAATGTTGCGGTACTTGGCGCAACAGGTCTTGTTGGCAAGCAAATTATCGAATTACTAGCGGAACGGAAATTTCCTGTAGACACGCTGTATCCACTCGCGAGTAGCCGAAGTGCGGGTGAAGAAATTGACTTTATGGGTGAAAAAATCGAAGTTCTGGATGTTGAAGAGTTTGATTTTTCTAATGCCCACATCGGTTTGTTTTCAGCGGGTGGTTCCGTGTCGGAGAAATATGCACCTATCGCCGCTGAAGCTGGCTGTATTGTTATAGACAATACCTCACATTTTAGATACGACTTTGATATTCCATTAGTGGTTCCTGAGGTGAATAAAGACAGTCTTGCAGATTTTAGAAATCGTAACATCATTGCTAACCCAAACTGCTCTACAATCCAAATGCTAGTGGCGCTTAAACCAATTTATGATGCCTATGGCATTGACAGAATTAATGTCTCAACTTATCAAGCGGTATCTGGTGCAGGTAAAGAAGCGGTAGATGAGTTGGCTAAGCAAACTGCAAACTTAATGAATGCAAGACCGATGGAAAACGAAATATTTAGCAAACAAATCGCTTTTAACGTCATTCCTCAAATTGATGCGTTCCAAGAAAATGGTTACACCAAAGAAGAAATGAAGATGGTGTGGGAAACGCAAAAAATCTTGGGCGACTCAAGTGTTTTGGTTAACCCGACTGCGGTTCGCGTTCCTGTGTTTTTTGGTCATGCTGAAGCCATTCATCTTGAAACGCGCATGCCTTATGATCTTGAACATATTAAGCAGTTACTTGCTGGTGCGCCGGGTGTTGAGTTAATTGAAGACGAAAACGACTACCCAACACCGGTAAGTGATGCAAGTGGTAACGATACCGTTTATGTAGGTCGTGTAAGGCAAGATATTTCACATCCACTGGGCTTAAACTTATGGGTGGTATCAGACAACACCAGAAAAGGTGCCGCAACAAATAGCATCCAAATTGCAGAAGCCCTGATAGAAAGCTATCTATAA
- a CDS encoding FimV/HubP family polar landmark protein, protein MRGLALFSIFVFALIATPVYTQEGVVLKGPKGVDYGAQGRSIGPIRPTDTLWRIAQKVRPDDSVTIYQVMKALYDKNPNSFLDKNLNHMQDGAYLRIPTINEIRSVNPELAKQKSDQDDKLWEMKRKGLLNPNAINEAEKKVTQARKVDVEEAKEDLTNQLRSLKMEQDMRLMDLQKEFKSSVRNVEEILSENNKLKQQLGAISTELQTVRTQLGKDSEIQQQLKAVIDLQNEMIDQQAAQAKAQESSELSAFFSSPAGIALLATLPALLAIAGFVMFRRKKSQSQASTDDDDFLPQTPSAATAGAATAATAFDPEPDPLDIGMGDDEDALGASVQLDDDILPEDDEITFDSLDDDFDEGSDTLDQDELDSLLNEDISFGDDHDEDFMQQSFDEAGDEVSLDVDDSQNILSDSDLDDLFNESQDEEIDVSDDALAALSEELADEQGAVASDDDIDSILDGALDEEPEFSGNFDSESLVEADDIDALLDAAQGADDDALPDFEEPNNELAGDDIDALLNEVQDDALAEINEEPDTLDGDDIDALLDEAQEDTLPELEEESGDLAGDDIDALLDEAQEDTLPELEEEPSDLAGDDIDALLDEAQEDTLPELEEESGDDIDALLGEAQEDTLLEQEEESNDLADDELDALVDETPEDVLPEQEEETDELADDELDTLVDETPEDVLPELEEESDELANDELDVLVDETSEDVLPELGEESDEPEQPLTDSEQTESGHLSGMLDDEDAIPELSEELVEETLQSDLANEADFSDENVQADEDSEFEDPDLKSVDELLQELQAEEQFELDAELEDDFSDEEVEIELGDDPLNDEVDLLAEEEFLDEEDLQPSAELESYPELDLGEELETTDSQSETEKALSEALSKDAQFDIEGGLDDELLDDEISGFDEDDLPEFSADFDEETLLEDESEAPVEAAESDTLESEPDLEIADELPELTADFGEETLLEDEPEAPTEEAASDTLESEPASEVEDELPELATDFDEETLLEDEPEAPVEEAESDTLESEPDLEIEDELPELTADFDET, encoded by the coding sequence ATGCGCGGTTTAGCCTTATTTAGTATCTTTGTATTCGCACTGATTGCCACACCAGTATATACCCAAGAGGGGGTAGTGCTAAAAGGCCCTAAAGGGGTTGATTATGGGGCTCAAGGTCGGTCAATAGGGCCTATCAGACCCACGGATACATTGTGGCGTATAGCACAAAAAGTGCGACCAGATGACTCGGTCACCATTTATCAGGTGATGAAGGCGCTTTACGATAAAAATCCTAATTCATTTCTAGATAAAAACCTCAACCATATGCAGGATGGGGCGTATTTACGTATTCCTACCATCAATGAAATTCGCAGTGTTAACCCTGAGTTGGCAAAGCAAAAGTCGGATCAAGATGACAAACTTTGGGAAATGAAGCGTAAGGGATTATTGAATCCAAATGCAATAAACGAAGCTGAGAAAAAGGTTACGCAAGCTCGTAAAGTCGATGTAGAAGAAGCAAAAGAAGACCTGACTAATCAACTGCGCTCTTTAAAAATGGAGCAGGACATGCGGCTGATGGACTTACAAAAAGAGTTCAAGTCCTCAGTGCGTAATGTTGAAGAAATCCTATCCGAAAACAATAAGTTAAAGCAACAGCTTGGTGCTATTTCTACCGAGCTTCAAACGGTTCGTACCCAACTTGGTAAAGACAGCGAAATCCAACAACAGCTAAAGGCTGTTATTGACTTACAAAATGAAATGATTGATCAGCAGGCGGCTCAGGCAAAAGCGCAAGAAAGTAGCGAGTTAAGCGCATTCTTTAGCTCGCCAGCTGGAATTGCGTTACTTGCCACATTACCAGCACTATTAGCAATTGCTGGATTTGTCATGTTTCGCCGGAAGAAAAGTCAATCTCAGGCGTCAACAGATGACGATGATTTTCTTCCGCAAACACCATCCGCTGCTACTGCGGGCGCTGCAACCGCTGCGACTGCATTTGACCCAGAGCCAGACCCACTTGATATCGGAATGGGCGACGATGAAGACGCGCTGGGCGCAAGCGTACAGTTAGATGACGATATCTTGCCTGAAGACGATGAAATTACCTTTGACTCACTTGATGATGACTTCGATGAAGGGAGTGATACGCTAGATCAAGACGAACTTGATAGTTTACTAAACGAAGATATTTCGTTTGGTGATGATCATGACGAAGACTTTATGCAACAGAGCTTCGATGAGGCTGGTGATGAAGTTTCGCTCGATGTTGATGATAGTCAAAATATTTTAAGTGACAGTGATCTAGATGATTTGTTCAACGAATCTCAGGATGAAGAAATTGATGTTAGCGATGATGCACTTGCAGCCCTGAGTGAGGAGCTTGCAGATGAACAGGGTGCTGTTGCTAGCGATGATGATATCGATTCAATTCTTGATGGTGCGCTAGATGAAGAACCCGAATTTAGCGGCAATTTTGATAGTGAAAGCTTAGTTGAGGCTGATGATATCGACGCGCTACTTGATGCTGCCCAAGGTGCTGACGATGATGCACTGCCCGACTTTGAGGAGCCAAACAACGAGCTTGCGGGCGATGATATTGATGCGCTGTTAAATGAAGTTCAAGACGATGCGTTAGCCGAAATTAACGAAGAGCCGGATACGCTTGACGGTGATGATATCGATGCCTTATTGGATGAAGCGCAGGAAGATACGTTGCCGGAATTAGAAGAAGAGTCAGGTGATCTTGCTGGTGATGATATCGATGCTTTATTAGATGAAGCGCAAGAAGATACGTTGCCGGAATTAGAAGAAGAGCCTAGTGATCTTGCTGGTGACGACATCGATGCTTTATTAGATGAAGCGCAAGAAGATACGTTGCCAGAATTAGAAGAAGAGTCCGGTGATGATATCGATGCCTTACTAGGTGAAGCACAAGAAGATACATTGCTAGAGCAGGAAGAAGAGTCCAATGATCTGGCTGATGATGAACTAGATGCATTAGTTGACGAAACTCCAGAGGATGTTTTGCCAGAGCAGGAAGAAGAAACCGATGAATTGGCTGATGATGAGCTAGATACATTAGTTGACGAAACACCAGAAGATGTTTTGCCAGAGCTGGAAGAAGAATCTGATGAACTGGCAAATGATGAACTAGATGTATTAGTTGACGAAACATCAGAAGATGTTTTACCAGAACTTGGAGAAGAATCTGACGAGCCTGAACAGCCTTTAACAGACTCTGAGCAAACGGAGTCAGGGCACTTATCGGGTATGCTGGATGACGAGGATGCTATTCCAGAATTATCTGAAGAATTGGTGGAAGAAACATTACAGTCCGATCTAGCCAATGAAGCAGATTTTAGTGATGAGAATGTTCAAGCTGACGAAGACAGTGAATTTGAAGATCCTGATTTAAAAAGTGTTGATGAGTTATTACAGGAGCTTCAAGCCGAAGAGCAGTTTGAGCTGGATGCTGAACTTGAAGATGACTTTTCGGATGAAGAAGTCGAAATTGAGCTGGGAGATGATCCACTTAATGACGAAGTGGACTTATTGGCAGAGGAAGAATTTCTTGATGAAGAAGATCTGCAACCAAGCGCAGAGCTAGAGAGTTATCCTGAACTGGATCTGGGCGAAGAACTTGAAACTACTGACTCACAAAGCGAAACCGAAAAAGCATTATCAGAAGCGTTATCCAAGGATGCCCAATTTGATATCGAAGGTGGGCTTGATGACGAACTTCTAGACGATGAAATTTCTGGCTTTGATGAAGATGATTTGCCTGAATTTAGTGCGGACTTCGACGAAGAAACCTTGCTTGAAGACGAATCTGAAGCACCAGTCGAAGCAGCTGAGAGTGACACGCTAGAGTCCGAACCAGATCTTGAAATCGCAGACGAGCTGCCTGAGTTAACTGCAGATTTTGGCGAAGAAACTTTGCTAGAAGATGAGCCTGAAGCACCAACCGAAGAAGCAGCAAGTGATACACTTGAGTCTGAACCTGCATCGGAAGTTGAAGACGAGCTACCAGAGTTAGCTACAGATTTCGATGAAGAAACCTTGCTTGAAGACGAACCTGAAGCACCAGTCGAAGAAGCTGAGAGTGACACGCTAGAGTCCGAACCAGATCTTGAAATCGAAGACGAGCTGCCAGAGTTAACTGCAGACTTCGACGAAACATAA
- a CDS encoding FimV/HubP family polar landmark protein, whose product MLEDEPEALVEEAESDTLESEPDLEIEDELPELTADFDEETLLEDEPEAPAEAAENDVLESVPELDIEDELPELTAYFDEETLLEDEPEAPVEETESDTLESEPDLEIEDELPELAADFDEDTLLEDEPDVPAEEAESDTLESEPELEIEDELPELNADFGEETLSEFNDEDDLETLLSEPQTESELPEVDEAEIEKEFMADFTQADFDALLSELDDPSDFDAGNAEDFEVDFDSLLQDELVAGEAQALPTDAEGTEDYLEIEDLLEQSDDLDGDVEPYVGANMDVGLGDFEELLAGENTTDVDLEDEGFAAKLDLAKAYIEIQDYDSAISTLNDVIENGPNSVQAEAELLKSSLTES is encoded by the coding sequence TTGCTTGAAGACGAACCTGAAGCACTAGTCGAAGAAGCTGAGAGTGACACGCTAGAGTCCGAGCCAGATCTTGAAATCGAAGACGAGCTGCCTGAGTTAACTGCAGACTTCGACGAAGAAACTTTGCTCGAAGATGAGCCGGAAGCGCCAGCCGAAGCAGCAGAAAATGACGTGCTTGAGTCTGTACCTGAACTGGATATCGAAGACGAGCTGCCTGAGTTAACTGCATACTTCGACGAAGAAACTTTGCTCGAAGATGAGCCGGAAGCGCCAGTCGAAGAAACTGAAAGTGACACGCTAGAGTCCGAACCAGATCTTGAAATCGAAGACGAGCTGCCAGAGTTAGCAGCAGACTTTGACGAAGATACTTTGCTTGAAGACGAACCTGATGTGCCAGCCGAAGAAGCTGAGAGTGACACGCTAGAGTCCGAACCAGAGCTTGAAATCGAAGACGAGCTGCCTGAATTAAATGCAGATTTTGGCGAAGAGACTCTGTCTGAATTCAACGATGAAGATGATTTGGAAACTCTACTTTCTGAGCCACAAACAGAATCAGAATTACCAGAGGTCGATGAAGCCGAAATTGAAAAAGAGTTTATGGCTGACTTTACCCAAGCAGACTTCGATGCTCTACTCAGCGAACTGGACGACCCCAGTGATTTTGACGCCGGAAATGCAGAAGACTTTGAAGTAGACTTCGATAGCTTGTTACAAGACGAGTTGGTCGCAGGGGAAGCCCAAGCGCTACCAACGGATGCCGAAGGTACAGAAGATTACTTAGAAATTGAAGACTTACTTGAACAAAGCGACGACCTTGATGGCGATGTTGAACCTTACGTTGGTGCAAATATGGACGTTGGGCTTGGCGATTTTGAAGAACTATTAGCAGGTGAAAATACCACAGATGTTGATTTAGAGGATGAAGGATTTGCCGCTAAACTAGATTTAGCGAAAGCTTACATCGAAATTCAAGATTATGATTCGGCGATATCAACGCTCAACGATGTTATTGAGAACGGTCCGAATTCAGTGCAAGCTGAGGCGGAGTTGCTTAAATCAAGTCTTACAGAGTCTTAA
- the truA gene encoding tRNA pseudouridine(38-40) synthase TruA, with protein MRVALGIEYNGANYSGWQRQNHVSSVQEEIEKALSNICNHPVEITCAGRTDAGVHATGQLVHFDTDAARDMSAFTLGMNSQLPDDIAVRFAKEVDPEFHARFSATARRYRYVIYNHTYRPGILRSGVTHFHHELDVERMKAACPVMIGEQDFTSFRAVHCQSNTPFRNIHHLEVKRIGKYIVIDIKANAFLHHMVRNITGCLLDIGVGKQEPEWMAELLVAKDRTLASATAKPNGLYLVDVDYPEQWQIEKMPLGPLFLPEELV; from the coding sequence ATGCGAGTAGCGTTAGGCATTGAATATAATGGTGCAAATTATAGTGGTTGGCAGAGGCAAAATCATGTCAGCAGTGTCCAAGAAGAAATAGAAAAAGCGCTATCGAATATCTGTAATCATCCCGTAGAGATAACTTGTGCGGGGCGCACTGATGCGGGGGTTCATGCAACGGGTCAATTAGTGCATTTTGATACAGATGCTGCTCGCGATATGAGCGCCTTTACACTGGGAATGAACTCTCAGCTTCCTGACGACATTGCGGTACGATTTGCTAAAGAAGTCGACCCAGAGTTCCATGCTCGTTTTTCTGCAACGGCTCGTCGATACCGCTACGTTATTTATAATCATACTTACAGACCGGGCATTTTACGCAGTGGTGTAACGCACTTTCACCACGAGCTTGATGTTGAAAGAATGAAAGCAGCATGCCCTGTGATGATAGGGGAGCAAGATTTCACTTCTTTCAGGGCGGTACATTGCCAGTCTAATACGCCGTTTCGGAATATCCATCACTTGGAGGTGAAACGCATTGGCAAATATATTGTCATTGATATTAAAGCGAACGCGTTTTTACACCATATGGTGCGAAATATTACAGGTTGTTTACTTGATATCGGTGTCGGCAAGCAAGAGCCTGAGTGGATGGCGGAGCTTTTAGTTGCGAAAGACCGCACCTTAGCAAGCGCTACGGCAAAGCCTAACGGATTGTATTTAGTTGACGTGGACTATCCTGAACAATGGCAAATAGAAAAGATGCCGCTAGGGCCTTTATTTTTGCCTGAGGAATTAGTGTAA
- the accD gene encoding acetyl-CoA carboxylase, carboxyltransferase subunit beta: MSWLEKILPKTTKSSGKKEIPEGVWAKCTDCDSILYKAELEKSLNVCPKCDHHMRITARKRLESFLDDADRQELGTEHEPQDVLKFKDSKKYSDRIVQAQKVSGEKDALVAMKGRVKGIPVAAVAFEFSFMGGSMASVVGARFVDAVNVCLEHNMPLICFSASGGARMQEALMSLMQMAKTSAALAKMSDKGLPFISVLTDPTMGGVSASLAMLGDINVAEPKALIGFAGPRVIEQTVRETLPDGFQRSEFLLEHGAIDMIVDRREMRDTLARILAKFMDLPSTEQEHRVA, from the coding sequence ATGAGTTGGTTAGAAAAGATCTTACCTAAAACCACTAAATCTTCTGGTAAAAAAGAGATCCCAGAAGGGGTTTGGGCAAAGTGTACAGATTGTGATTCAATCCTATACAAAGCGGAATTAGAAAAGTCGTTAAACGTATGTCCGAAGTGTGATCATCACATGCGCATAACGGCACGTAAGCGCCTTGAAAGCTTCTTAGATGATGCAGATCGTCAAGAGCTTGGCACAGAGCATGAGCCACAAGACGTATTAAAGTTTAAAGATTCTAAAAAATACTCGGATCGTATCGTTCAAGCGCAAAAGGTAAGTGGTGAAAAAGACGCTTTAGTTGCAATGAAAGGTCGCGTAAAGGGTATTCCTGTTGCTGCTGTTGCTTTTGAATTTTCCTTTATGGGTGGTTCAATGGCGTCGGTTGTTGGTGCGAGATTTGTAGATGCAGTTAACGTTTGCTTAGAACATAACATGCCATTAATTTGTTTCTCTGCATCTGGTGGTGCACGTATGCAAGAAGCACTTATGTCATTGATGCAAATGGCAAAAACAAGTGCTGCATTGGCAAAAATGAGTGACAAAGGCTTGCCATTTATCTCAGTATTGACCGATCCAACTATGGGTGGTGTTTCTGCATCACTGGCGATGCTTGGTGATATCAATGTGGCGGAGCCAAAAGCACTTATCGGTTTTGCGGGTCCACGTGTTATCGAACAAACAGTACGTGAAACTCTACCTGACGGTTTCCAGCGCAGTGAATTCTTATTAGAGCATGGTGCGATTGACATGATTGTTGACCGTCGTGAGATGCGCGATACGTTAGCGCGCATTTTAGCGAAGTTTATGGACTTGCCTTCCACTGAACAAGAGCATAGAGTAGCGTAA